A window of the Cucurbita pepo subsp. pepo cultivar mu-cu-16 chromosome LG01, ASM280686v2, whole genome shotgun sequence genome harbors these coding sequences:
- the LOC111793064 gene encoding zinc-finger homeodomain protein 4-like encodes MELTTQDHPIPIPIPLNSRYGGHDLDHDHVIHHHDPSAACNHIIAAAVNGGSPLPSSQMEVELHHNHNNNNNNNNTNTKKQVKYKECLKNHAASMGGNATDGCGEFMPSGEEGSIEALTCSACNCHRNFHRKEIEGEPYDWLHHPRLGRKLLVGGKNMIAPPEAAAFAYPSVAGPAFISSRAQPHHMIMSYNMLGGGGGQSESEEHEEARAYSGPMMNKKRFRTKFTAEQKEKMLRFAEKVGWKIQKQEESVVQQFCEEIGVKRRVLKVWMHNNKHNLGKKDTISPPHSPTPLT; translated from the coding sequence ATGGAGCTCACTACTCAAGATCATCCCATTCCCATCCCCATCCCTTTAAATAGTCGCTACGGTGGCCACGACCTCGACCACGACCATGTCATCCATCACCATGACCCGTCCGCCGCTTGCAACCATATCATCGCGGCCGCAGTCAATGGCGGTAGCCCACTTCCATCTTCTCAGATGGAAGTCGAGCTTCACCATAAtcataacaacaacaacaataacaacaacacGAACACGAAGAAGCAGGTAAAATATAAAGAGTGTCTCAAAAACCATGCGGCCTCCATGGGAGGTAATGCCACAGATGGGTGTGGCGAGTTCATGCCGAGTGGAGAAGAAGGATCCATTGAAGCACTCACGTGTTCGGCTTGCAATTGTCATAGAAACTTCCATCGAAAAGAGATCGAGGGAGAACCCTATGATTGGCTCCACCACCCTCGACTCGGGAGGAAGCTCCTCGTCGGAGGGAAGAACATGATCGCCCCACCAGAGGCAGCTGCATTTGCGTATCCATCCGTGGCGGGGCCGGCGTTCATATCGTCTAGAGCACAACCCCACCACATGATAATGTCGTACAACATGCTCGGCGGGGGAGGTGGGCAGTCAGAGTCGGAGGAGCACGAGGAGGCGAGGGCGTACTCGGGGCCAATGATGAACAAGAAGCGATTCCGAACGAAGTTCACGGCGGAGCAAAAGGAGAAGATGCTGAGGTTTGCTGAGAAAGTTGGATGGAAGATTCAGAAACAAGAGGAGAGTGTGGTGCAGCAATTCTGTGAAGAGATTGGAGTGAAGAGGAGAGTTCTTAAGGTTTGGATGCATAACAATAAGCACAATCTTGGGAAGAAGGATACCATTTCTCCTCCCCATTCTCCTACTCCCTTAActtaa